The Pseudomonas sp. HOU2 DNA window GTTCGACCTGCTCAACAGCGTCAAGCAAGCCGCTGCCGACCCGAAATGGCTGGGCATGGCCACCGAAGGCTACGTGTTCGCCGCTCTGGTGTTCTGGATTTTCTGTTTTGGTATGTCGCGCTATTCCATGCATCTGGAACGCAAGCTCGACACTGGCCACAAGCGTTAGGAGTTCTCTGTAAATGAGCGAAGCAATCAAAAAGCCTGTCGGCCCTGAAGGCATTATCCAGATGCAGGGCGTGAACAAGTGGTACGGCCAGTTCCACGTGCTGAAAGACATCAACCTCAACGTCAAGCAGGGCGAGCGCATCGTCCTGTGCGGTCCGTCGGGTTCCGGCAAGTCGACCACCATCCGCTGCCTCAATCGTCTGGAAGAACACCAGCAGGGTCGCATCGTTGTCGACGGCGTGGAGCTGACCAACGACCTCAAGCAGATCGAAGCGATTCGCCGCGAAGTCGGCATGGTGTTCCAGCACTTCAACCTGTTCCCGCACCTGACCATCCTGCAGAACTGCACGCTGGCGCCGATGTGGGTGCGCAAGATGCCCAAGCGCAAGGCCGAGGAAATCGCCATGCATTACCTGGAGCGCGTACGCATTCCGGAGCAGGCGCATAAATTCCCCGGGCAACTGTCCGGCGGTCAGCAACAGCGCGTGGCGATTGCTCGCGCGCTGTGCATGAAACCGAAAATCATGCTGTTCGACGAACCGACCTCGGCCCTCGACCCGGAGATGGTCAAAGAGGTACTGGACACCATGATCGGCCTCGCCGAAGACGGCATGACCATGCTCTGCGTGACCCACGAAATGGGCTTCGCCCGCACCGTGGCCAACCGGGTGATCTTCATGGACAAGGGCGAGATCGTCGAGCAGGCGGCACCGAATGACTTCTTCGACAATCCGCAGAATGACCGTACCAAGCTGTTCCTGAGCCAGATCCTGCATTGATTCCAGGTTGATGCACCAGACAAACCCGGCCCAGTGCCGGGTTTTCTTTTGCCTGCGATTTTCATTTTTCCCCTGTAGGAGCTGCCGCAGGCTGCGATCTTTTGACGTTGATCGTTAAACACAAGATCAAAAGATCGCAGCCTGCGGCAGCTCCTACACGGGGTTGTATGAACCCGGCCAGCTGACTAAGATGTCAGAAAATTCATCCTATGATTGGATGAAAGGGCGAATTTAATGACAGACATCTCACCTTTGATCAAGCGATCCCTGGTCGATCAGGCTCTGGATCAACTGCGCCAGCGCATCACCGATGGCGTGTGGCAGGTCGGCGAACGGCTGCCGACGGAGCCTGAGCTGTGCGCCGAACTGGGCATCAGTCGCAACACCGTGCGCGAAGCCATGCGCGTGCTGGCGTTTTCCGGGTTGATCGAAATCCGTCAGGGCGATGGCAGTTACCTGCGGGCGGTGGTCGATCCGATGGACACGCTCAAGGCGTTGTCCCGTTGCTCGCTGGAGCAGGCGCGTGAGACCCGGCACATCCTTGAAGTGGAAGCGATCGGCCTGGCCGCGCTGCGTCGCACCGATGAAGACCTGCTCGCCCTGCGCGAAGCGCTCGGCACCAGCGGCAGCCATTACCACGGCGATCTCGACACTTACATTTCCTGCGATCTGGTGTTCCACCGCCGTCTGGTGGACGCCGCGCACAACCCGACCCTCAGCGAGTTGTATCGCTATTTCTCCAGCATCGTCGGCGCGCAATTGCGCCAGACGCTGAACATCGTCCCGCGCCGTCAGGAAGTGTTCGACCTGCACATCGAGTTGCTCGATGCCGTCGAACAACGCGACCCGGAACGGGCCAAAGCCATATCGAGGCAGTTGATCAATGAACCTTGAAAGCGAAAAAAACCTGTCCATCCCCAAAAGAACTGCCGAGCTTGAAGAATTGCTGATCGACGCCGAGGCCGACGACGAGCAAGTGCAGCAAAGCCATCCGCTGGTGCGCCGGCCGTGGCTGTTGCTGCTGGGGCTGATTCTGGTCGCACTGAACCTGCGCCCGGCGCTGTCGAGCATGGCGCCGCTGCTCAGCGAAGTGTCGAAAAGCCTCGGCTTGTCTGCGGCTCAGGCCGGTTTGCTGACCACGCTGCCGGTGCTGTGCCTGGGCTTGTTCGCGCCGCTGGCGCCGATTCTGGCACGGCGTTTCGGCGCCGAGCGGGTGGTGTTGGGGATTCTGCTGACCCTGGCCGCGGGGATCATTGTGCGCAGCAACTTCGGTGAGATCGGGCTGTTTGCAGGTAGCGTGCTTGGCGGTGCGAGCATTGGCATCATCGGTGTGCTGCTGCCGGGCATCGTCAAACGCGACTTCGCCAAACACGCCGGAACCATGACCGGCGTGTACACCATGGCCCTGTGCCTGGGCGCGGCGATGGCGGCGGGTTCGACTGTGCCGTTGAGCGAGCACTTCGACCACAGCTGGGCGCTGGGCCTGGGCTTCTGGGTAATCCCTGCGTTGGTGGCGGCGGTCTTCTGGTTGCCGCAAGTCGGGCAGAAACACGGCGCGCACAACGTCGCCTATCGGGTGCGTGGGCTGCTGCGCGATCCGCTGGCCTGGCAAGTGACCTTGTACATGGGCCTGCAATCGTCGC harbors:
- a CDS encoding amino acid ABC transporter ATP-binding protein, translating into MSEAIKKPVGPEGIIQMQGVNKWYGQFHVLKDINLNVKQGERIVLCGPSGSGKSTTIRCLNRLEEHQQGRIVVDGVELTNDLKQIEAIRREVGMVFQHFNLFPHLTILQNCTLAPMWVRKMPKRKAEEIAMHYLERVRIPEQAHKFPGQLSGGQQQRVAIARALCMKPKIMLFDEPTSALDPEMVKEVLDTMIGLAEDGMTMLCVTHEMGFARTVANRVIFMDKGEIVEQAAPNDFFDNPQNDRTKLFLSQILH
- a CDS encoding FadR/GntR family transcriptional regulator, which translates into the protein MTDISPLIKRSLVDQALDQLRQRITDGVWQVGERLPTEPELCAELGISRNTVREAMRVLAFSGLIEIRQGDGSYLRAVVDPMDTLKALSRCSLEQARETRHILEVEAIGLAALRRTDEDLLALREALGTSGSHYHGDLDTYISCDLVFHRRLVDAAHNPTLSELYRYFSSIVGAQLRQTLNIVPRRQEVFDLHIELLDAVEQRDPERAKAISRQLINEP
- a CDS encoding CynX/NimT family MFS transporter, which encodes MNLESEKNLSIPKRTAELEELLIDAEADDEQVQQSHPLVRRPWLLLLGLILVALNLRPALSSMAPLLSEVSKSLGLSAAQAGLLTTLPVLCLGLFAPLAPILARRFGAERVVLGILLTLAAGIIVRSNFGEIGLFAGSVLGGASIGIIGVLLPGIVKRDFAKHAGTMTGVYTMALCLGAAMAAGSTVPLSEHFDHSWALGLGFWVIPALVAAVFWLPQVGQKHGAHNVAYRVRGLLRDPLAWQVTLYMGLQSSLAYIVFGWLPSILIGRGLTPTQAGLVLSGSVIIQLASSLAAPWLATRGKDQRLAIVLVMALTLGGLFGCLYAPIEGLWGWAILLGLGQGGTFSLALTLIVLRSRDSHVAANLSSMSQGFGYTLASMGPFAVGVVHDWTGGWNAVGWIFGIIGAGAIIAGLGAGRALYVQVQSEKI